ATCAGTGCGACATCGCGAAGGGTCTAGAGCACTTCAGGACGTCCATCGCGAAGGGCATCGAGCTCATAGAGGCGATGAGGGGCCACACGTCAGGATTCGCAGTGCCGCAGTTCATCATAGATGCGCCCACGGGCGGCGGCAAGATACCTGTCGGACCACAGTACCTCATCTCGATGAGCGACAAGAGGGTCATCCTGAGGAACTACGAGGGAGGAATATTCCAGTTCCCGGAGGTCGAGGGCGACAGGACGAGCGTTTGCCCGCCATCGTGCAAGATGTGCAAGGACTACCCGCTCCTCGAATCCAAGGAAGGCGTCGCTGCGGTTCTGGCCGGGAAGAAGCTGTGTCTGGTCCCCGAAGGCACTCTCAGGGAGAAGCGCAGGAAGTCCTACCGCAAGGATTCCAGACACGTGCCGAAGTGCGAGGACTTCTGACCGCTGAGCCCACGAAACCACTATCTGCTTCTACTTTTCTTCGAGCGAAGCTTTCTTGATCGTGTAGTTGCCCGAGTGTCTGGACCAGTTGGTCTGAGCTTCCTCTATCTGTATCGATTTCGAGAAGTTCGGTCCGTCGAGAACGAATGTCTCGAGCTCCCCGCCCTCGCCGGTCACGCTGATTCGGTGCTTCTCCCGGAGCTTCTCGAGTTCCTTGATCGAGTGCGATGTGATGACCTTGCCTAGCCAGCCCTCATCGAACCCCTCCGCGTACACGCCGGCTATCATGAACTTGAACCCAGCTTGCACCATGTCCTCGAGGAGCGTCAACTGGTCCTTTCTCCAGAGAGGAGCGTACATGGGCTTGCCCAACCTGTGAGCGATCTCGTTCAGCCGGGACCATTGGTAGTCAGATGCTATGGCACCGCAGACGAATCCATCCGTGTCCTCCTCTGCCATCAGCGCCTCGACATCTCTGAGCTCCTCCTCCTTGAGCCCTGAGCTCTCCTTGTACTTGATCGCTATGTTCATTGACTCCGCCTGCAGCTTCGTCCAACGGATGTTGGGATAGTGGAACATGTAAGAATCAGATGCCTTGGGGACCACGGTGAGGAGGCTCATGACGTCCCATCCCTGCTGCTGAAGCAAGTAGAGCGCGTAGGTGGAATCTTTCCCTCCAGAGAAAAGAGCAGAAACCCTCATGGTCGGTTCCTGTTAGAAGTATTGTGTTGCTTCGCTATAAGTATGTTCTCTAATGAGGACTGGATTGCGTTTATATGAATGCACCTCGATGCGCCTGGACGTGTACTACTGTCCCAAGTGCGATCGAACAATCTCGAAGGGGCGTGTCGAGCAGGTGGACAGGGAGCTCAGGAGCAAGTTCGGGATAGACAAGCTCTCATCTCTTCGGTGTCCCGTGTGCGACACTGAGTACATGGATCTGGACAGAGTCAAGAAAGGGGGTATCGAGCATGTCGGGAAAAGCAGGAAGCAAACCGGTCCTCTATGAGGAACTCACAAGCGACAGCTTCGCGAAGATCGTGAAGAGGAAGCCATTGGTGATCGTGCCGTTCGGCTCCGTGGAGGAGCACGGCTCTCATCTCCCTCTCTGCACTGACGCCTTCCAGGCAGAGGAGGTCGCCAACAGGGTGGCAGTCCAGTTCGATGCAATCGTGTGTCCACCTGTTAGATACGGTGATTGTCGGTCGACCCGCAACTTTCCAGGGACGATATCGCTGAGCTTCGAGGCAGTCCAGGCTCTCGCCTGTGACATCGTCTCCGAGCTTGCGAGGAACGGGATCGATAAGGTGATGTTGCTCACAGGTCACGCTGGGACCACTCACATGGCAGCTCTGAAGTTGGGGGCTATGAGGGCGTTGGAGAAGAACCTTAGATTGAAGATCATGGTGCTCTCGGATTACGACCTTGCCTACGAGCTTCTGGGCAAGAAGTTTCCCAAGGATGACGGCCACGGAGGAGAAATAGAAACCTCAAGGATACTGAACATCAGGCCCGAGCTTGTCGCGAAGAGCCGGCCCAAGGGCAAGTCGAAACCGCCTGAGTACATGATCCTGCCGGACCCGGAGAAGTACTTCCCTGCCGGAATACGAGGCGATACGACTCGTGCAACAGCAAAGAAGGGTAAGTTCGTAGACGACTACGTCGTCGAGAAGCTCTGTGAACTGGTAGTGAAAAACTTTGGCCTTAAGAGGGTGTGAGATGTTGAACTTGAAAGAGAAGGCAGCGCGAGAGGCTGTGAAATACATCGAGGACGACATGGTCGTAGGTCTCGGCAGCGGCTCGACTGCCACCATAGCCATCAAGCTGATCGGCGAGATGGTCCAGCAGGCCGGCATGAAGATCGTTGGTATCCCGACCTCAAAGGAATCCGAGTCTATTGGCCGGTCCGCAGGCATACCTATCGGCGAGCTGAAGGCTCACACGAGCATCGACATAACGATAGACGGCGCGGACGAGGTCGACCCCGACCTCAACCTCACGAAGGGACTTGGTGGAGCGCTCGTGCGCGAGAAGATCGTGGCTGCATGCACCAATGTCGAGATCATCGTGGTCGATGAATCGAAGATCGTCGAGCGCCTGGGCCAGAAGTCCCCGGTCCCCGTCGAGATAATCAAGTTCTCACATGAGGCTACAATGCACAAGCTCGAGAAGCTGGGATGTACGCCGCAGCTGAGGATGAAGGATGGCGATAGATTCGTCACCGACAACGGCAACTACATTGCAGACTGCAGGTTCGTCATCATAGACGACCCGAAGAAGCTCGACATGGACATCAATCTTATCCCGGGCGTTGTCGACAACGGCCTGTTCATTGGCCTTGCGGACAAGGTCATAGTCGCGTCGAAAAGCGGTACGAGAATTCTCGAGAGACAGGGAATCATGAAGCCGAGGATCACTTAGCGAGCTCTTTGAGCTGCTTGATATTACTCTCTATCGACTCCATCTTCTTCCGCTCCTCAGACTCGACAATCTCGATGATCTTGTCGAAGGGTATCGAGAGCTTGTTGGAGTGGACCGGGCGACCCTTGCCCTCCTTCTTTATGTCGCGCTTCGAGACCCACTTCCTCCTCCGCAGCTCCTGCATCGCTATGGACACCTCGGGCTGCCTCAGGCTCGTGGCGCTCTCGATCTCGACGGACGTGGTCTCCTCCTTCTTTCTCAGGAAAACAAGCGTCTTGGCCATGTTCTTGGACAGGCCTGTGCGCATGAGAAGCTCGACAAGCATCTCATCTTTCTTGGTGAGCCCTTTGTCAGTCATATTACGTGCCTAGCCAATTATTATTTGACGTATATATATTCCTTTCCATGCAAGTTGCCGAATATTTACCGCGACGTCATGGATGCATTAATGGTCACGAGCAAGTCATCTGACGCACAAGATGGCTTGCAATCACTCTGGCAACACTTTAATATTAGTTCCCGCTTACTCGTGTCCTGCCCTGAGGGCCGCTGATCAGAATGAAGATGCCCAGAGTGACCAAGGAGTTCTGCCCGAAGTGCAAGAAACACACCGAGCACGAGGTCGAGAGAGT
This genomic window from Candidatus Thermoplasmatota archaeon contains:
- a CDS encoding diphthine--ammonia ligase, whose product is MRVSALFSGGKDSTYALYLLQQQGWDVMSLLTVVPKASDSYMFHYPNIRWTKLQAESMNIAIKYKESSGLKEEELRDVEALMAEEDTDGFVCGAIASDYQWSRLNEIAHRLGKPMYAPLWRKDQLTLLEDMVQAGFKFMIAGVYAEGFDEGWLGKVITSHSIKELEKLREKHRISVTGEGGELETFVLDGPNFSKSIQIEEAQTNWSRHSGNYTIKKASLEEK
- a CDS encoding creatininase family protein; the encoded protein is MSGKAGSKPVLYEELTSDSFAKIVKRKPLVIVPFGSVEEHGSHLPLCTDAFQAEEVANRVAVQFDAIVCPPVRYGDCRSTRNFPGTISLSFEAVQALACDIVSELARNGIDKVMLLTGHAGTTHMAALKLGAMRALEKNLRLKIMVLSDYDLAYELLGKKFPKDDGHGGEIETSRILNIRPELVAKSRPKGKSKPPEYMILPDPEKYFPAGIRGDTTRATAKKGKFVDDYVVEKLCELVVKNFGLKRV
- the rpiA gene encoding ribose-5-phosphate isomerase RpiA, whose product is MLNLKEKAAREAVKYIEDDMVVGLGSGSTATIAIKLIGEMVQQAGMKIVGIPTSKESESIGRSAGIPIGELKAHTSIDITIDGADEVDPDLNLTKGLGGALVREKIVAACTNVEIIVVDESKIVERLGQKSPVPVEIIKFSHEATMHKLEKLGCTPQLRMKDGDRFVTDNGNYIADCRFVIIDDPKKLDMDINLIPGVVDNGLFIGLADKVIVASKSGTRILERQGIMKPRIT
- a CDS encoding ArsR family transcriptional regulator codes for the protein MTDKGLTKKDEMLVELLMRTGLSKNMAKTLVFLRKKEETTSVEIESATSLRQPEVSIAMQELRRRKWVSKRDIKKEGKGRPVHSNKLSIPFDKIIEIVESEERKKMESIESNIKQLKELAK